One region of Colius striatus isolate bColStr4 chromosome 4, bColStr4.1.hap1, whole genome shotgun sequence genomic DNA includes:
- the MC5R gene encoding melanocortin receptor 5 gives MNISSQLYISELNLSAFGSNFTVPTVKSKSSPCEQVIIAAEVFLTLGIVSLLENILVICAIIKNKNLHSPMYFFVCSLAVADMLVSVSNAWETITIYLINNRHVIIEDAFVRHIDNVFDSMICISVVASMCSLLAIAVDRYITIFYALRYHNIMTVKRSGLIIACIWTFCTGCGIIFILYYESTYVIICLITMFFTMLFLMVSLYIHMFLLARTHVKKIAALPGYNSVRQRTSMKGAITLTMLLGIFIVCWAPFFLHLILMISCPQNLYCVCFMSHFNMYLILIMCNSMIDPLIYAFRSQEMRKTFKEIICCYGLRMLCGLLNKC, from the coding sequence ATGAACATATCCTCTCAACTATATATTTCTGAACTGAACCTGAGTGCCTTTGGTAGCAACTTTACTGTGCCTACTGTCAAGAGCAAGTCTTCACCATGTGAGCAAGTGATCATTGCGGCTGAGGTGTTCCTAACTCTAGGCATTGTAAGCctccttgaaaatattttagttatATGTGCAATAATTAAGAACAAGAACTTGCATTCAcccatgtatttttttgtttgcagtttAGCAGTGGCTGATATGCTGGTTAGTGTGTCTAATGCTTGGGAGACCATAACAATATACTTAATAAACAATAGACATGTAATTATAGAAGATGCCTTTGTCCGTCATATAGACAATGTCTTTGATTCAATGATCTGCATATCTGTGGTGGCTTCCATGTGCAGTTTGCTGGCTATAGCAGTAGACAGGTATATCACTATCTTCTATGCCCTGCGTTATCACAATATCATGACAGTGAAAAGATCAGGGCTTATTATTGCATGCATCTGGACCTTTTGCACAGGCTGTGGCATTATCTTCATTCTTTATTATGAATCAACTTATGTGATCATTTGTCTCATCACTATGTTTTTTACCATGTTGTTCCTCATGGTCTCGCTATACATCCATATGTTCCTCTTAGCTCGCACTCACGTGaagaaaatagctgctttgCCTGGTTACAACTCCGTCCGTCAAAGAACTAGCATGAAAGGAGCCATCACTCTGACCATGCTCCTTGGCATCTTCATTGTTTGCTGGGCTCCATTCTTCCTTCATCTCATCCTGATGATATCCTGCCCTCAAAATCTCTACTGTGTTTGTTTCATGTCTCACTTCAACATGTACCTCATTCTCATTATGTGCAACTCCATGATTGATCCCTTGATCTATGCCTTTCGTAGTCAGGAAATGAGGAAGACTTTCAAGGAGATAATTTGTTGTTATGGCCTGAGAATGCTCTGTGGGTTATTAAACAAGTGttaa